A genomic stretch from Streptomyces sp. QL37 includes:
- the hpnD gene encoding presqualene diphosphate synthase HpnD, with protein MSAPVQAAYSYCEAVTGQQARNFAYGIRLLPYEKRQAMSALYAFSRRVDDIGDGELDPETKRTRLEDTRGLLVRIRDNAVEEDDTDPVAVALADAARRFPLPLGGLDELIDGVLMDVRGATYETWDDLKAYCRCVAGAIGRLSLGVFGTEAGAPGSERAAEYADTLGLALQLTNILRDVREDAGNGRTYLPADDLAKFGCAAGFHRATPPPGSDFAGLVHFEVRRARALFAEGYRLLPMLDRRSGACVAAMAGIYRRLLDRIERDPEAVLRGRVSLPGHEKAYVAVRGLSGLDARYISRRTARGRV; from the coding sequence ATGTCGGCACCGGTACAGGCCGCGTACAGCTACTGCGAGGCCGTGACCGGACAGCAGGCCCGCAACTTCGCGTACGGCATCCGACTGCTGCCGTACGAGAAGCGGCAGGCCATGTCGGCGTTGTACGCCTTCTCCCGTCGGGTCGACGACATCGGCGACGGCGAACTCGATCCGGAGACGAAGCGCACCCGGCTGGAGGACACCCGGGGGCTGCTCGTCCGGATCCGGGACAACGCGGTCGAGGAGGACGACACCGACCCGGTCGCGGTCGCGCTGGCCGACGCCGCGCGCCGGTTCCCGCTGCCGCTCGGCGGTCTCGACGAGCTCATCGACGGCGTGCTGATGGACGTGCGCGGAGCGACGTACGAGACCTGGGACGACCTCAAGGCGTACTGCCGGTGTGTCGCGGGTGCGATCGGGCGGCTCAGCCTGGGCGTTTTCGGGACGGAAGCGGGCGCACCCGGCTCCGAACGGGCCGCGGAGTACGCCGACACCCTCGGCCTCGCGCTCCAGCTCACCAACATCCTGCGCGACGTCCGCGAGGACGCGGGCAACGGGCGTACGTACCTGCCCGCCGACGACCTCGCGAAGTTCGGCTGCGCCGCCGGATTCCACCGGGCCACCCCGCCGCCCGGGTCCGACTTCGCCGGCCTGGTCCACTTCGAGGTCCGGCGCGCCCGGGCCCTCTTCGCCGAGGGCTACCGGCTGCTGCCCATGCTGGACCGGCGCAGCGGCGCCTGTGTGGCCGCCATGGCCGGCATCTACCGCCGCCTCCTCGACCGGATCGAACGTGATCCCGAGGCGGTCCTGCGCGGCAGGGTCTCGCTGCCCGGCCATGAGAAGGCGTACGTTGCGGTGCGCGGCCTGTCGGGTCTCGACGCGCGTTACATCTCACGCCGGACGGCGAGGGGGAGGGTCTGA
- the hpnC gene encoding squalene synthase HpnC yields the protein MTRTQQARADAATATLDKAADENFPVAPFFLPRAWRDDLMAVYGFARLVDDIGDGDLAPGGADARHLGLEPGEAEDRLAVLDALEADLYRVFRSTGDGPRHPLMRALRPTVRRCALTPEPFLGLVEANRQDQKVRRYGTYGDLLAYCELSANPVGRLVLQITGTASPERIRRSDAVCTALQIAEHIQDVAEDLGRDRIYLPAEDMARFHVGEPDLAAPSAGAAVRALIAFEAERARDLLDEGVPLVGSVHGRLKLLLAGFVGGGRAALGAVTAAGFDVLPGPPRPTAPRLLREVGAVLRRAQREG from the coding sequence GTGACCCGTACCCAGCAGGCGCGCGCCGACGCCGCCACCGCCACGCTCGACAAGGCCGCCGACGAGAACTTCCCCGTGGCCCCCTTCTTCCTGCCCCGCGCATGGCGCGACGACCTGATGGCCGTCTACGGATTCGCCCGCCTGGTCGACGACATCGGTGACGGCGACCTGGCTCCCGGTGGCGCCGACGCCCGCCACCTCGGCCTGGAACCCGGAGAGGCCGAGGACCGGCTCGCCGTCCTGGACGCACTCGAAGCCGATCTGTACCGCGTCTTCCGGTCCACCGGCGACGGCCCGCGCCACCCCCTGATGCGCGCCCTGCGCCCCACCGTGCGGCGCTGCGCGCTCACCCCCGAGCCCTTCCTCGGGCTCGTCGAGGCCAACCGGCAGGACCAGAAGGTCCGCCGTTACGGGACCTACGGGGACCTGCTGGCCTACTGCGAGCTCTCCGCCAACCCGGTCGGCCGCCTCGTCCTGCAGATCACCGGCACCGCGAGCCCCGAGCGGATCCGCCGCTCCGACGCCGTCTGCACGGCGCTGCAGATCGCCGAGCACATCCAGGACGTCGCCGAGGACCTCGGCCGAGACCGGATCTATCTGCCCGCCGAGGACATGGCCCGCTTCCACGTCGGCGAGCCGGACCTGGCGGCACCGTCCGCGGGCGCGGCGGTGCGTGCGCTGATCGCGTTCGAGGCGGAGCGCGCCCGTGACCTGCTGGACGAGGGCGTCCCCCTGGTGGGCAGCGTCCACGGCCGCCTCAAGCTGCTGCTCGCCGGATTCGTCGGCGGAGGACGGGCCGCCCTCGGCGCGGTCACCGCCGCCGGTTTCGACGTACTGCCCGGACCGCCCAGACCCACCGCGCCCAGGCTGCTGCGCGAGGTGGGAGCCGTCCTGCGAAGAGCGCAAAGAGAGGGGTGA
- a CDS encoding ABC transporter ATP-binding protein: MAEEKSQGHIPTVIADDVHIVYRVNGTGGGKGSATAALSRIMRRGKGEPRGVRKVHAVRGVSFTAYRGQAIGLIGTNGSGKSTLLRAIAGLLPTEQGKVYTDGQPSLLGVNAALMSDLTGERNVVLGGLAMGMSREEIRARYKDIVDFSGINEKGDFITLPMRTYSSGMAARLRFSIAAAKNHDVLMIDEALATGDRKFRVRSEERIRELRKEAGTVFLVSHNNKTIRDTCDRVLWLEKGELLMDGPTEEVLKAYERETGK, translated from the coding sequence GTGGCTGAGGAAAAGTCCCAGGGGCACATCCCCACCGTGATCGCGGACGACGTGCACATCGTGTACCGGGTCAACGGCACGGGTGGCGGCAAGGGAAGCGCCACCGCGGCACTGAGCCGGATCATGCGCCGGGGCAAGGGCGAACCGCGCGGTGTGCGCAAGGTGCACGCGGTGCGGGGCGTCTCCTTCACCGCCTACCGCGGCCAGGCCATCGGCCTCATCGGTACCAACGGTTCGGGCAAGTCCACCCTGCTGCGGGCCATCGCCGGCCTGCTGCCGACGGAGCAGGGCAAGGTGTACACCGACGGCCAGCCCTCGCTGCTCGGTGTCAACGCGGCCCTGATGAGCGACCTGACCGGTGAGCGCAACGTCGTGCTCGGCGGTCTCGCCATGGGCATGAGCCGCGAGGAGATCCGCGCGCGGTACAAGGACATCGTGGACTTCTCCGGGATCAACGAGAAGGGCGACTTCATCACGCTGCCCATGCGGACGTACTCGTCCGGCATGGCGGCCAGGCTGCGCTTCTCGATCGCGGCCGCGAAGAACCACGACGTCCTCATGATCGACGAGGCGCTGGCCACCGGTGACCGCAAGTTCCGGGTCCGCTCCGAGGAGCGGATCCGCGAGCTGCGCAAGGAGGCCGGCACCGTCTTCCTGGTCAGCCACAACAACAAGACCATCAGGGACACCTGCGACCGGGTCCTGTGGCTGGAGAAGGGCGAGCTCCTGATGGACGGCCCCACCGAAGAGGTGCTGAAGGCCTACGAGCGGGAGACGGGCAAGTAA
- a CDS encoding ABC transporter permease, whose protein sequence is MSDTTHDGGIALSSPPSADEGLSASQLADKYGLTVSGARPGLFAYIRQLWGRRHFILAFSRAKLTAQYSQAKLGQLWQVATPLLNALVYFLIFGLILGTRKGMTQEVFIPFLVTGVFVFTFTQSSVMAGVRSISGNLGLVRALHFPRASLPVSFSLQQLQQLLYSMIVLVAVAVGFGSYPALSWLLVVPALAMQFLFNTGLALVMARLGSKTPDLAQLMPFVMRTWMYASGVMFSIPVMLADKPQWIADVLQYNPAAIYMDLVRFALIDGYGSENLPQHVWAVGLAWALVVGVLGFVYFWKAEERYGRG, encoded by the coding sequence GTGAGTGACACGACCCATGACGGCGGGATTGCGCTGAGCAGCCCGCCGTCCGCCGACGAGGGACTGAGCGCGTCCCAGCTGGCCGACAAGTACGGCTTGACGGTAAGCGGCGCCCGGCCAGGGCTGTTCGCGTACATCCGGCAGCTCTGGGGCCGTCGGCATTTCATCCTGGCGTTCTCGCGGGCGAAGCTGACCGCGCAGTACAGCCAGGCCAAGCTCGGCCAGCTGTGGCAGGTGGCCACGCCGCTGCTGAACGCCCTGGTCTACTTCTTGATCTTCGGGCTGATCCTGGGCACCCGGAAGGGGATGACCCAGGAGGTCTTCATCCCGTTCCTGGTGACCGGTGTCTTCGTCTTCACCTTTACCCAGAGCTCGGTCATGGCCGGGGTGCGCTCCATCTCGGGCAACCTCGGCCTGGTCAGGGCGCTGCACTTCCCCCGGGCGTCGCTGCCCGTCTCCTTCTCGCTCCAGCAGCTCCAGCAGCTGCTGTACTCGATGATCGTGCTGGTGGCCGTCGCGGTGGGCTTCGGCAGCTACCCGGCGCTCTCCTGGCTGCTCGTCGTCCCGGCGCTGGCCATGCAGTTCCTCTTCAACACCGGCCTCGCGCTCGTCATGGCACGGCTGGGCAGCAAGACACCGGACCTCGCCCAGCTCATGCCGTTCGTGATGCGTACCTGGATGTACGCCTCGGGCGTGATGTTCTCGATCCCCGTGATGCTGGCGGACAAGCCGCAGTGGATCGCCGACGTGCTCCAGTACAACCCGGCGGCCATCTACATGGACCTGGTCCGCTTCGCACTGATCGACGGCTACGGCTCGGAGAACCTGCCGCAGCACGTCTGGGCCGTCGGGCTCGCCTGGGCGCTCGTGGTGGGCGTCCTGGGCTTCGTGTACTTCTGGAAGGCAGAGGAACGGTACGGCCGTGGCTGA
- a CDS encoding glycosyltransferase family 2 protein, which yields MKLGAVIITMGNRPDELRALLDSVAKQDGDRIEVVVVGNGAPVPDVPPGVRTVELPENLGIPGGRNVGIEAFGPSGADVDALLFLDDDGCLPNTDTAELCRQAFEADPKLGIVTFRIADPDTGVTQRRHVPRLRASDPMRSSRVTTFLGGANAVRSQVIAEAGPLPAEFFYAHEETDLAWRALDAGWMIEYRSDMVLNHPTTAPSRHAVYHRMVARNRVWLARRNLPAPLIPLYVGVWLLLTLVRRPSAPALKAWFGGFREGWTKPCGPRRPMRWRTVWRLTRLGRPPVI from the coding sequence ATGAAACTCGGCGCGGTCATCATCACCATGGGCAACCGCCCCGACGAACTGCGCGCCCTTCTCGATTCGGTCGCCAAGCAGGACGGCGACCGGATCGAGGTGGTCGTCGTCGGCAACGGTGCCCCGGTCCCCGACGTCCCCCCGGGCGTTCGGACCGTCGAGCTGCCCGAGAATCTGGGGATCCCCGGCGGCCGCAACGTCGGCATCGAGGCGTTCGGCCCGTCCGGCGCCGATGTGGACGCACTGCTCTTCCTCGACGACGACGGGTGTCTGCCGAACACCGACACCGCCGAGCTCTGCCGGCAGGCGTTCGAGGCGGACCCGAAGCTCGGGATCGTCACCTTCCGCATCGCGGACCCGGACACCGGCGTCACCCAGCGACGGCACGTGCCGAGGCTGCGTGCCTCGGACCCGATGCGCTCCTCCCGGGTCACGACGTTCCTCGGCGGCGCGAACGCCGTGCGGAGCCAGGTGATCGCCGAGGCGGGCCCCCTCCCCGCCGAGTTCTTCTACGCGCACGAGGAGACCGACCTCGCCTGGCGGGCCCTGGACGCCGGCTGGATGATCGAGTACCGCTCGGACATGGTGCTCAACCACCCCACCACCGCTCCCTCGCGGCACGCGGTCTACCACCGCATGGTGGCCCGCAACCGCGTCTGGCTCGCCCGCCGCAACCTCCCCGCCCCGCTGATCCCCCTCTACGTCGGGGTCTGGCTGCTCCTCACGCTGGTCCGCAGGCCCTCGGCGCCCGCCCTCAAAGCATGGTTCGGGGGTTTCCGGGAAGGCTGGACCAAGCCCTGCGGACCCCGGCGCCCCATGAGGTGGCGTACGGTATGGCGGCTGACCAGGCTGGGCCGGCCACCGGTGATCTGA
- a CDS encoding CDP-alcohol phosphatidyltransferase family protein gives MQKPSIAELRPVVHPPGVKDRRSGEHWAGRLYMREISLRIDRHIVNTKITPNQLTYVMTVAGVLAAPALLVPGIPGALLGVLAVQLYLLFDCVDGEVARWKKQYSLGGVYLDRVAAYLCDAAVLVGFGLRAADLWGPGRIDWLWAFLGTLAALGAILIKAETDLVGVARHQGGLPPVKEAASEPRSSGMAFARRAAGALKFHRLILGIEASLVILVVAVLDTVRDDLFFSRLAVAVLAGIALLQTVLHLVSILASSRLK, from the coding sequence ATGCAAAAGCCATCCATAGCTGAACTCCGTCCGGTCGTTCACCCTCCGGGCGTGAAGGACCGGCGCAGTGGCGAGCACTGGGCGGGTCGGCTCTACATGCGCGAGATCTCCCTGCGCATCGACCGGCACATCGTCAACACCAAGATCACGCCCAACCAGCTGACCTACGTGATGACCGTCGCCGGTGTGCTCGCGGCGCCCGCCCTGCTGGTCCCGGGGATCCCCGGGGCCCTGCTCGGCGTGCTCGCCGTCCAGCTCTACCTGCTGTTCGACTGCGTCGACGGCGAGGTGGCCCGCTGGAAGAAGCAGTACTCGCTGGGCGGGGTCTACCTGGACCGGGTGGCCGCCTACCTGTGCGACGCGGCGGTGCTGGTCGGCTTCGGCCTCCGCGCCGCCGACCTGTGGGGCCCCGGGCGCATCGACTGGCTGTGGGCCTTCCTGGGCACCCTCGCCGCGCTGGGCGCCATCCTGATCAAGGCGGAGACCGACCTCGTCGGCGTCGCCCGTCACCAGGGCGGGCTGCCGCCGGTCAAGGAGGCCGCTTCCGAGCCGCGCTCCTCCGGAATGGCGTTCGCCCGGCGTGCCGCCGGCGCGCTCAAGTTCCACCGGCTGATCCTCGGCATCGAGGCGTCGCTGGTCATCCTGGTCGTCGCCGTTCTCGACACCGTCAGGGACGACCTCTTCTTCAGCCGCCTCGCGGTCGCCGTCCTGGCCGGCATCGCCCTTCTCCAGACCGTCCTGCACCTGGTGTCGATCCTGGCGTCCAGCAGGCTGAAGTGA
- a CDS encoding iron-containing alcohol dehydrogenase family protein — MPVLTRLIPSPVVVDIRRGAMDDLAGLLADQRISASGKLAIAISGGSGRALRERLAPVLPGADWYPVADGTIDSAVRLADGIKGNRYDAVVGLGGGKIIDVAKYAAARVGMPMVAVATNLSHDGLCSPVATLDNDNGRGSYGVPTPIAVVIDLDVIREAPARYVRSGIGDAVSNISCVADWELAHEVRGEDIDGLAAAMARQAGEAVLRHPGDIGDDAFLKVLAEGLVLTGISMSIAGDSRPASGGCHEINHAFDLLYPKRAASHGEQVGLGACFAMHLRGAHEESLLMASVLRRHGLPVLPDEIGFTPEEFVRAVDYAPQTRPGRFTILEHLNLSTDQIRDAYADYAKAIHS; from the coding sequence GTGCCGGTACTGACCCGCCTCATCCCGTCCCCGGTCGTCGTCGACATCCGGCGCGGCGCGATGGACGATCTGGCCGGTCTCCTCGCCGACCAGCGGATCTCCGCCTCGGGCAAGCTCGCCATCGCGATCAGCGGAGGCTCCGGGCGCGCCCTGCGCGAGAGGCTCGCCCCGGTGCTGCCGGGGGCCGACTGGTACCCGGTCGCCGACGGCACGATCGACTCCGCGGTGCGGCTCGCCGACGGCATCAAGGGCAACCGCTACGACGCCGTCGTCGGCCTCGGCGGCGGCAAGATCATCGACGTGGCGAAGTACGCCGCGGCGCGTGTGGGCATGCCCATGGTCGCCGTCGCGACGAACCTGTCCCACGACGGGCTCTGCTCGCCGGTCGCCACCCTGGACAACGACAACGGGCGGGGCTCCTACGGGGTCCCCACCCCGATCGCCGTCGTCATCGACCTCGACGTGATCCGTGAGGCGCCCGCGCGCTACGTGCGCTCGGGCATCGGCGACGCGGTCTCCAACATCTCCTGCGTCGCCGACTGGGAGCTCGCCCACGAGGTGCGCGGCGAGGACATCGACGGCCTCGCGGCCGCCATGGCCCGCCAGGCGGGCGAGGCGGTCCTGCGCCACCCCGGCGATATCGGCGACGACGCGTTCCTCAAGGTGCTGGCCGAGGGCCTCGTCCTGACCGGCATCTCGATGTCGATCGCGGGGGACTCGCGTCCGGCCTCGGGCGGATGCCACGAGATCAACCACGCCTTCGACCTGCTGTACCCGAAGCGCGCGGCCAGCCACGGCGAGCAGGTCGGCCTCGGCGCCTGCTTCGCCATGCACCTGCGGGGCGCGCACGAGGAGTCGCTGCTCATGGCGTCCGTACTGCGGCGCCACGGGCTGCCGGTGCTGCCCGACGAGATCGGCTTCACCCCCGAGGAATTCGTGCGGGCCGTCGACTACGCCCCGCAGACGCGCCCGGGACGCTTCACGATCCTGGAACACCTCAACCTGTCCACCGACCAGATCAGGGACGCGTACGCCGACTATGCAAAAGCCATCCATAGCTGA